A single region of the Roseivivax sp. THAF197b genome encodes:
- a CDS encoding adenylosuccinate lyase, with amino-acid sequence MIRTAFTALALTVASTFSAMASCGHDSAKMTCADGMAYDSETGSCTVVSG; translated from the coding sequence ATGATCCGAACGGCATTTACGGCTCTGGCCCTGACTGTGGCATCGACCTTTTCGGCCATGGCGTCCTGCGGACACGATTCCGCGAAAATGACCTGCGCTGATGGCATGGCCTACGATTCCGAGACCGGAAGCTGCACCGTGGTCAGCGGCTGA
- a CDS encoding flagellar motor switch protein FliG, translating into MSQLTPFVPQPAALPRGGGAASVPATRAPAALGQRAKAAIVVQFLLNEGADVPLSALPESLQADLTQQLGRMRYVDRATLDAVITEFADALEQVGMSFPGDMAGALSALDGKISPQTAARLRKEAGVRRMGDPWERINAESSETLAKLIETESIEVAAVMLSKIDVARAAELLGHLPGPRARRITYAVSKTAAVTPETVDRIGLSLAAQLDARPPKAFAKDPVNRVGSILNFSASATRDDVLTGLDETDSAFAEEVRRKIFTFENIYTRLAPEDAPKVTRDVENDVLAMAFGGAQGEEQNRSVEFLLENLSRRMAATLREEAAERASTPRAEVEAAQSQVVAAIRAMADSGEITLRTAEPDA; encoded by the coding sequence ATGTCACAGCTCACTCCTTTCGTGCCGCAACCCGCCGCCCTGCCGCGTGGCGGCGGTGCTGCGTCCGTGCCTGCCACGCGCGCGCCCGCAGCACTCGGGCAGCGCGCCAAGGCGGCCATCGTGGTCCAGTTCCTTCTGAACGAAGGCGCGGATGTGCCTCTATCGGCGCTCCCCGAATCGCTGCAGGCGGATCTGACGCAGCAGCTGGGCAGGATGCGGTATGTGGATCGCGCCACGCTCGACGCGGTGATCACCGAATTCGCCGACGCGCTGGAACAGGTGGGCATGTCCTTTCCGGGCGATATGGCGGGTGCGCTCTCGGCACTCGATGGCAAGATCTCGCCCCAGACGGCAGCGCGGCTGCGCAAGGAAGCGGGCGTGCGGCGCATGGGCGATCCATGGGAGCGGATCAATGCCGAAAGCTCGGAGACGTTGGCGAAACTGATCGAGACCGAAAGCATCGAGGTGGCGGCGGTCATGCTGTCGAAGATCGATGTCGCCCGCGCGGCGGAGCTTCTGGGCCACCTGCCCGGTCCGCGCGCCCGGCGCATCACCTATGCGGTCTCGAAGACCGCCGCCGTGACGCCCGAAACCGTGGACCGGATCGGGCTGTCGCTCGCGGCGCAACTCGATGCGCGCCCGCCCAAGGCCTTCGCGAAGGACCCGGTCAATCGCGTGGGCAGCATCCTCAACTTCTCTGCCTCCGCCACGCGCGACGACGTGCTGACCGGCCTTGACGAGACGGACAGCGCCTTTGCCGAAGAAGTGCGGCGCAAGATCTTCACCTTCGAGAACATCTATACCCGCCTTGCGCCCGAGGATGCGCCGAAGGTCACGCGCGACGTGGAAAACGATGTGCTCGCCATGGCCTTCGGCGGCGCGCAGGGTGAGGAGCAGAACAGATCCGTCGAATTCCTGCTCGAAAACCTCTCCCGCCGGATGGCCGCCACCCTCCGGGAAGAGGCGGCAGAACGCGCAAGCACACCCCGCGCGGAGGTGGAGGCCGCCCAATCCCAGGTCGTGGCCGCGATCCGCGCCATGGCCGATAGCGGGGAAATTACGCTGCGCACCGCGGAGCCCGACGCCTGA
- the ccmB gene encoding heme exporter protein CcmB, whose protein sequence is MIALLMRDLRLAIRAGGGFGLGLAFFLIVVVLVPFGVGPETTLLARIAPGILWVGALLACLLSLDRIFALDWEDGSLDLLATAPLPMEGIVTVKALAHWLTTGLPLVLAAPALGLLLSLPGPGYLWLFLSLLIGTPALSVIGTFGAALTVGLKRGGLLLSLLVLPLYVPTLIFGAEVARRGAEGLAVETPLAMLAGLSFGAIALLPFASAAVLRINLR, encoded by the coding sequence GTGATCGCGCTTCTGATGCGGGATCTGCGCCTTGCAATCCGGGCGGGCGGCGGCTTCGGTCTGGGCCTTGCCTTCTTCCTGATCGTGGTCGTTCTGGTGCCCTTCGGCGTGGGGCCCGAGACGACCCTTCTGGCGCGGATCGCGCCCGGCATTCTGTGGGTTGGCGCGCTTCTGGCCTGTCTTCTGTCGCTCGACCGGATCTTCGCGCTGGATTGGGAGGACGGGTCGCTCGATCTGCTGGCGACAGCGCCCTTGCCGATGGAGGGGATCGTGACCGTGAAGGCGCTGGCGCATTGGCTGACCACCGGTCTGCCGCTGGTGCTGGCCGCCCCTGCGCTGGGTCTGCTTCTGAGCCTGCCCGGGCCGGGATATCTGTGGCTGTTCCTGTCCCTGCTGATCGGCACGCCAGCCTTGTCGGTGATCGGCACCTTCGGCGCGGCGCTGACGGTCGGGTTGAAGCGGGGCGGCCTGCTGCTGTCGCTGCTGGTGCTGCCGCTTTACGTGCCCACGCTGATCTTCGGGGCAGAGGTGGCACGGCGCGGCGCGGAGGGGCTCGCCGTGGAGACGCCGCTTGCCATGCTGGCAGGCCTCAGTTTCGGCGCCATCGCCCTCTTGCCCTTCGCCTCGGCCGCGGTGCTGCGCATCAATCTGAGATAG
- a CDS encoding thioredoxin family protein, with translation MTIRPFLCLLAATAFGTTAPAALKAQDSDMPVVVELFTSQGCSSCPPADALLHELSKRDDVIALALHVDYWDYIGWADSFAQPAFTQRQKGYARTSGRSSIYTPQMIIDGAHDVVGNREMDVAALIDRADDKPTPVSVELSRSGDMLSVALSTSGPVGPVDLHLVRYMPEAEVAIHRGENAGHSLHYSQIVLDWDVVARWDGRDAFRTETPVTGDEPIVVLVQKPDYGPVLAAARLR, from the coding sequence ATGACCATCCGACCATTCCTGTGCCTCCTTGCGGCGACTGCTTTCGGGACAACGGCGCCCGCCGCGCTCAAGGCGCAGGACAGCGACATGCCGGTCGTGGTCGAGCTTTTCACTTCCCAGGGATGTTCCTCCTGTCCGCCCGCGGACGCGCTTCTGCACGAATTGTCCAAGCGTGATGACGTGATCGCGCTCGCGCTGCACGTGGATTACTGGGATTACATCGGCTGGGCCGACAGCTTCGCTCAGCCTGCCTTCACCCAGCGTCAGAAAGGCTATGCCCGGACGTCGGGGCGCAGCTCAATCTACACGCCGCAGATGATCATCGACGGCGCGCATGATGTCGTCGGCAACCGGGAGATGGATGTGGCCGCGCTGATTGACCGCGCCGATGACAAGCCCACCCCTGTCAGCGTCGAGCTTTCCCGGTCGGGCGACATGCTGAGCGTCGCGTTGTCCACGTCGGGCCCCGTGGGCCCGGTCGATCTGCATCTTGTGCGCTACATGCCCGAGGCGGAGGTCGCGATCCATCGCGGCGAGAATGCGGGCCATTCCCTGCATTACTCGCAGATCGTGCTCGATTGGGATGTCGTGGCGCGCTGGGACGGGCGCGATGCGTTCCGCACGGAAACCCCGGTCACCGGAGACGAGCCGATCGTCGTCCTCGTCCAGAAACCGGATTACGGCCCGGTCTTGGCGGCGGCCCGTTTGCGCTGA
- a CDS encoding Mth938-like domain-containing protein, translating to MRLNEITFSDAQPVDGYGPGFFRIAGEAVEGPLCLSSRGTSAWGGLEDADRLLDLADEIDVLFVGTGSEIRHLPKDLRHRLEEAGIGVEVMASPSACRTYNVLLSEGRRVALAVLPV from the coding sequence ATGCGGCTGAACGAAATCACGTTTTCCGATGCGCAACCGGTCGATGGCTACGGTCCGGGTTTTTTCCGCATTGCGGGCGAGGCCGTCGAGGGGCCCTTGTGCCTGTCCTCGCGCGGCACATCCGCCTGGGGCGGGCTTGAAGATGCTGACCGGCTTCTTGATCTTGCCGATGAGATCGACGTGCTGTTCGTGGGCACCGGTTCCGAGATCCGGCACCTGCCCAAGGATCTGCGGCACCGGCTGGAAGAGGCCGGGATCGGAGTCGAGGTGATGGCCTCGCCCTCGGCATGCCGGACCTACAACGTGCTGCTGTCCGAAGGGCGCCGCGTGGCGCTGGCGGTGCTGCCCGTCTGA
- the acnA gene encoding aconitate hydratase AcnA, with product MPITVGQDSNKTRQTMTVGGNTVSYYSIAAAEKAGLGDFSKLPIALKVVLENMLRFEDGNTVTTDDIKAFSDWAAQGGKTQREIAYRPARVLMQDFTGVPAVVDLAAMRDGIKALGGDPQKINPLNPVDLVIDHSVMIDEFGNPRAFQMNVDREYERNIERYTFLKWGQSAFNNFRVVPPGTGICHQVNLEYLAKTVWSDKDQNGEVVAYPDTLVGTDSHTTMVNGAAVLGWGVGGIEAEAAMLGQPISMLIPEVVGFKLTGAMVEGTTATDLVLKVVEMLRAKGVVGKFVEFYGDGLDNVPLADRATIGNMAPEYGATCGFFPIDDETLRYLDTTGRDKETIALVEAYAKEQGMWREPGYEPVYTDTLELDMSTVVPAISGPKRPQDHTPLDQAAARFMDVVSEYRGEDDSVEARDMLAEAPAADPIAGDPRKTAKVEGEDYELRDGSVVIASITSCTNTSNPYVMIGAGLVARKARELGLDRKPWVKTSLAPGSQVVSAYLEAAELQDDLDAIGFNLVGYGCTTCIGNSGPLEEPISKAINDNDLIATSVLSGNRNFEGRISPDVRANYLASPPLVVAYAIAGDMNIDLSRDPLAHTADGKPVYLKDLWPSQKEIAELVEKTVTRASFQEKYADVFKGDDKWQSVETTDSETYDWPATSTYVQNPPYFQDMGAEKGEITNIEGARVLAILGDMVTTDHISPAGSFKETTPAGQYLVDRQVPVREFNSYGSRRGNHEVMMRGTFANIRIKNEMLDGVEGGYTKGPDGNQMPIFDAAMAYQEQGTPLVIFAGEQYGAGSSRDWAAKGTNLLGVKAVIAESFERIHRSNLVGMGVIPFEFTGGDTRTSLGLTGEETVAIEGLDDVKPGAICPCKITFADGTEKTIEIKCRIDTAIEVEYVEHGGVLHYVLRNLAKAA from the coding sequence ATGCCCATTACCGTAGGCCAGGACAGCAACAAGACCCGCCAGACCATGACCGTCGGCGGCAACACCGTGTCCTATTACTCCATCGCTGCCGCTGAAAAGGCCGGGCTTGGCGATTTCTCGAAGCTGCCCATCGCGCTCAAGGTCGTGCTGGAGAACATGCTGCGCTTCGAGGACGGCAACACCGTCACCACCGACGATATCAAGGCCTTTTCCGATTGGGCCGCACAAGGTGGCAAGACCCAGCGTGAGATCGCCTACCGCCCCGCCCGCGTTCTGATGCAGGACTTCACCGGCGTGCCGGCGGTCGTTGACCTTGCCGCGATGCGCGACGGCATCAAGGCACTCGGTGGCGATCCGCAGAAGATCAACCCGCTCAACCCCGTCGATCTCGTGATCGACCACTCGGTGATGATCGACGAGTTCGGCAATCCGCGCGCGTTCCAGATGAATGTCGACCGCGAATATGAGCGGAACATCGAGCGTTACACCTTCCTGAAGTGGGGCCAGTCGGCGTTCAACAACTTCCGCGTCGTGCCCCCGGGCACCGGCATCTGCCACCAGGTGAACCTCGAATATCTCGCCAAGACCGTCTGGTCCGACAAGGATCAGAACGGTGAGGTCGTGGCCTATCCCGACACGCTTGTGGGCACCGATAGCCACACCACCATGGTCAACGGCGCGGCCGTTCTGGGCTGGGGCGTGGGCGGCATCGAGGCCGAGGCGGCAATGCTCGGCCAGCCCATCTCCATGCTGATCCCCGAGGTCGTGGGCTTCAAGCTGACGGGTGCGATGGTCGAAGGCACCACCGCCACGGACCTCGTCCTGAAGGTCGTCGAGATGCTGCGCGCCAAGGGCGTCGTCGGCAAGTTCGTGGAATTCTACGGCGACGGGCTCGACAACGTGCCGCTCGCCGACCGCGCGACCATCGGCAACATGGCCCCCGAATACGGCGCCACCTGCGGCTTCTTCCCCATCGACGACGAGACGCTGCGCTATCTCGACACGACGGGCCGCGACAAGGAGACCATTGCGCTGGTCGAGGCCTACGCGAAAGAGCAAGGCATGTGGCGCGAGCCGGGCTACGAGCCGGTGTATACCGACACGCTCGAGCTTGACATGTCGACCGTCGTGCCTGCCATCTCCGGCCCCAAGCGTCCGCAGGACCACACCCCGCTGGATCAGGCGGCGGCGCGGTTCATGGATGTCGTGTCCGAATACCGGGGCGAGGACGATTCCGTCGAAGCGCGCGACATGCTGGCCGAAGCGCCTGCAGCCGACCCGATTGCCGGCGATCCGCGCAAGACCGCCAAGGTCGAGGGCGAGGATTACGAGCTTCGCGACGGCTCCGTGGTGATCGCCTCGATCACGTCCTGCACAAACACGTCGAACCCCTACGTGATGATCGGCGCGGGCCTCGTTGCCCGCAAGGCACGCGAGCTGGGCCTTGATCGCAAGCCCTGGGTGAAGACCTCGCTCGCCCCCGGCAGCCAGGTCGTGTCGGCCTATCTCGAAGCGGCCGAGCTTCAGGACGACCTCGACGCCATCGGTTTCAACCTCGTGGGCTATGGCTGCACCACCTGCATCGGCAATTCCGGTCCGCTGGAGGAGCCGATCTCGAAGGCGATCAACGACAACGACCTGATCGCCACTTCGGTGCTGTCGGGCAACCGCAACTTCGAGGGCCGGATCAGCCCCGACGTGCGCGCCAACTACCTGGCCTCGCCGCCGCTCGTCGTGGCCTATGCCATCGCGGGCGACATGAATATCGACCTCAGCCGCGATCCGCTGGCCCATACGGCCGATGGCAAGCCGGTCTACCTGAAGGATCTCTGGCCCTCGCAGAAGGAAATCGCGGAACTGGTCGAGAAGACCGTGACGCGCGCATCCTTCCAGGAGAAATACGCCGACGTCTTCAAGGGCGACGACAAGTGGCAGTCGGTCGAGACCACGGATAGCGAGACCTACGACTGGCCCGCGACCTCGACCTACGTCCAGAACCCGCCCTATTTCCAGGACATGGGCGCCGAGAAGGGCGAGATCACCAATATCGAAGGCGCGCGTGTGCTTGCGATCTTGGGCGACATGGTCACCACCGACCACATCTCGCCCGCAGGCTCCTTCAAGGAAACGACGCCCGCCGGTCAGTATCTTGTCGACCGTCAGGTGCCGGTGCGGGAATTCAACTCGTATGGTAGCCGCCGCGGCAACCACGAGGTCATGATGCGCGGCACCTTCGCCAATATCCGCATCAAGAACGAGATGCTGGACGGCGTCGAAGGCGGCTACACCAAGGGTCCTGACGGCAACCAGATGCCCATCTTCGACGCGGCCATGGCCTACCAGGAACAGGGCACGCCGCTGGTGATCTTCGCCGGTGAGCAATACGGCGCGGGCTCCAGCCGTGACTGGGCCGCGAAGGGCACCAACCTTCTCGGCGTCAAGGCCGTGATCGCCGAGAGCTTCGAGCGCATCCACCGCTCCAACCTCGTGGGCATGGGCGTTATCCCGTTCGAGTTCACCGGCGGCGATACGCGCACCTCGCTGGGCCTGACCGGAGAGGAAACCGTGGCCATCGAAGGGCTCGACGACGTGAAGCCCGGCGCGATCTGCCCCTGCAAGATCACCTTCGCCGACGGCACCGAGAAGACGATCGAGATCAAGTGCCGGATCGATACCGCCATCGAGGTGGAATATGTCGAGCATGGCGGCGTGCTGCACTACGTGCTGCGCAACCTCGCCAAGGCGGCCTGA
- the ccmD gene encoding heme exporter protein CcmD: MPDLGKYADTVLSAYAVSLVLIVALVALTVMRARKVRRALDEVEARRG; the protein is encoded by the coding sequence ATGCCCGATCTGGGAAAATACGCCGATACGGTGCTGTCGGCCTATGCCGTGTCGCTGGTGCTGATCGTGGCACTGGTGGCGCTCACGGTGATGCGCGCGCGCAAGGTGCGCCGCGCGCTCGATGAGGTCGAGGCGCGCCGTGGCTAA
- a CDS encoding DsbE family thiol:disulfide interchange protein — MAKVSPLMALPPLIFAAFAVLAFVGMYREDPEGLPSTRVGQPAPPITDAALEGYAGLAPDALSSGEVTLVNFWASWCPPCRVEHPQLLEYQAQGLRIVGVNIKDQAGNAAKYLAEEENPFIAVPFDPAGRTAIDWGVTAPPETFIVDGEGVVLHRFTGPLTGTEFETRFVPELDAALAQ; from the coding sequence GTGGCTAAGGTCTCGCCGCTCATGGCTTTGCCGCCGTTGATCTTCGCGGCCTTCGCGGTGCTGGCCTTCGTGGGCATGTATCGCGAGGATCCCGAAGGCCTGCCGTCGACGCGCGTGGGGCAACCCGCGCCGCCGATCACCGATGCGGCCCTCGAGGGCTATGCCGGGCTTGCGCCCGATGCGCTGAGCTCGGGCGAGGTGACGCTGGTGAATTTCTGGGCCAGCTGGTGCCCGCCCTGCCGCGTGGAGCATCCGCAATTGCTGGAGTACCAGGCGCAGGGCCTGCGGATCGTCGGGGTCAACATCAAGGACCAGGCGGGCAATGCCGCGAAATACCTGGCCGAGGAAGAGAACCCCTTCATCGCGGTGCCCTTCGATCCGGCGGGCCGGACGGCCATCGATTGGGGCGTGACCGCGCCGCCCGAGACCTTCATCGTTGATGGGGAGGGCGTGGTGCTGCACCGGTTCACGGGGCCCCTCACGGGCACGGAATTCGAGACCCGGTTCGTGCCGGAACTGGACGCGGCGCTCGCGCAGTGA
- a CDS encoding heme ABC transporter permease, protein MSLWEYANPVKFIATTDRVLPALAWASAACLAIGLIWGFFFTPDDFRQGSTVKIIYLHVPSALMAINGWLMMLVASLIWIVRRHHVSALAARAAAPVGATMTVIALATGAIWGQPMWGTYWAWDPRLTSFLILFLFYLGYMALWAAIENDDTAADLTSILCLVGSVFALLSRYAVNFWNQGLHQGASLSLDAEENVADIFWYPLLVSIGGFVLLFITLVFLGTQTEIRARRMRALLARERMA, encoded by the coding sequence ATGTCGCTTTGGGAATATGCAAATCCGGTCAAGTTCATCGCCACGACCGACCGTGTGCTGCCGGCACTGGCCTGGGCCTCGGCGGCCTGCCTTGCCATCGGTCTGATCTGGGGCTTTTTCTTCACGCCGGATGATTTCCGCCAGGGATCGACCGTGAAGATCATCTACCTGCATGTGCCGTCAGCGCTGATGGCGATCAATGGCTGGCTGATGATGCTCGTGGCCTCGCTCATCTGGATCGTCCGGCGGCATCACGTCTCTGCCTTGGCCGCGCGCGCGGCGGCTCCGGTGGGGGCCACGATGACCGTGATCGCGCTGGCCACGGGGGCGATCTGGGGCCAGCCCATGTGGGGCACCTATTGGGCCTGGGATCCGCGGCTCACGTCGTTCCTGATCCTGTTCCTGTTCTACCTCGGTTACATGGCGCTTTGGGCCGCGATCGAGAATGACGACACGGCGGCCGATCTGACCTCGATCCTGTGTCTGGTGGGCTCGGTCTTCGCGCTTCTGTCGCGCTACGCGGTCAATTTCTGGAACCAGGGTTTGCACCAGGGGGCATCGCTTTCGCTCGATGCGGAAGAGAACGTGGCGGATATCTTCTGGTACCCGCTGCTTGTCTCCATCGGCGGTTTCGTTCTGCTGTTCATCACGCTGGTCTTCCTGGGAACCCAGACCGAGATCCGGGCCCGGCGCATGCGCGCACTTCTGGCGCGGGAGCGGATGGCATGA
- a CDS encoding lysophospholipid acyltransferase family protein, with protein MSRPTSDPAQDDPTGSWRDWLTDRVLRGLIWLALALPLRFRLWLMGRAVSRLIAPIAGYRARAMANLAHVWPDMPEAEARRIADAVADQAGRTMIENYGVAELRARMKDADVTGDGLPAIEAARAEGRPVLFVTGHYGNFEAPRAALVARGYQIGGLYRPMSNPFFNDHYARNMHALSGPVFEQGRRGTMGLIRHVREGGMAVLLFDVYDSAGATFDFLGQPAPTLTSAADIALKTGALLVPFFGIRQADGLSFTCVFEAPIEHSDALSMTKEMSARLEARIAQDPTQWFWIHRRWKPKRQMKRQRKRAAAKTGP; from the coding sequence TTGTCCCGCCCGACTTCTGATCCCGCGCAAGACGACCCGACCGGAAGCTGGCGCGACTGGCTCACCGACCGCGTGCTGCGCGGGCTGATCTGGCTGGCGCTTGCCCTGCCCCTGCGGTTCCGGCTCTGGCTCATGGGCCGCGCGGTGTCTCGTCTGATCGCGCCCATCGCGGGCTACCGCGCACGCGCCATGGCCAACCTGGCGCATGTCTGGCCCGATATGCCAGAGGCGGAGGCGCGGCGCATCGCCGATGCTGTCGCCGATCAGGCCGGACGCACGATGATCGAGAATTACGGCGTGGCCGAATTGCGCGCCCGGATGAAGGACGCGGACGTCACCGGCGACGGGCTGCCCGCGATCGAGGCCGCCCGCGCGGAAGGCCGCCCGGTTCTCTTCGTGACCGGGCATTACGGCAATTTCGAAGCCCCGCGCGCGGCCCTCGTGGCGCGCGGCTACCAGATCGGCGGGCTCTACCGGCCCATGTCGAACCCGTTCTTCAACGATCACTACGCCCGCAACATGCACGCATTGTCCGGCCCGGTCTTCGAGCAGGGCCGCCGCGGCACGATGGGCCTCATCCGCCATGTGCGCGAAGGCGGCATGGCCGTTTTGTTGTTCGATGTCTATGACAGCGCCGGGGCCACGTTCGATTTCCTGGGCCAACCCGCACCCACGCTCACCTCCGCCGCCGATATCGCGCTGAAAACCGGCGCGCTTCTGGTGCCTTTTTTCGGGATCCGGCAGGCCGATGGCCTCAGTTTCACATGCGTGTTCGAGGCGCCCATCGAACATAGCGACGCGCTCAGCATGACCAAGGAAATGAGCGCGCGGCTCGAGGCGCGCATCGCCCAGGACCCGACCCAATGGTTCTGGATTCACCGCCGCTGGAAGCCCAAGCGGCAGATGAAACGTCAGCGCAAACGGGCCGCCGCCAAGACCGGGCCGTAA
- a CDS encoding short-chain fatty acid transporter, with product MLNALSRPMVRVVDRYLPDPFVFVMILTLVAAAAAFFTQGTTPLQIVEIWGDGFWSLLTFSMQMLLVLVTGYMMASTPLVKGGLAKLAGLAASPGGAILLVSFTSLAASWINWGFGLVVGALFAKELARQIKVDYRLLVASAYSGFIVWHGGLAGSVPLSIATEGHPFQDMTGVIPTSETIFSPFNLAIVVALFIAVPFINRAMMPKAGEEIFVDPELLKETETQKPEVPTPADRLEHSPVLTILIGVAGLAWTLNYFMGGGGLSLNVINFLFLSLAILLHGSPRNLLNALQDAVKGGAGIVIQFPFYAGIMAIMVDSGLAASISEGLIGLASATTLPFWTFLSAGIVNFFVPSGGGQWAVQAPVILPAAEALGLDMAKASMAVAWGDAWTNMVQPFWALPILGIAGLRAKDIMGFCIIHLILSGAIIVTGLTLL from the coding sequence ATGCTAAACGCCCTCTCCCGACCGATGGTCCGGGTCGTGGACCGCTACCTGCCCGACCCCTTCGTCTTCGTGATGATCCTGACGCTCGTGGCCGCCGCGGCTGCCTTCTTCACGCAAGGCACGACACCCCTGCAGATCGTCGAGATCTGGGGCGACGGCTTCTGGTCGCTCCTGACCTTCTCGATGCAGATGCTTCTGGTGCTCGTCACCGGCTACATGATGGCCTCGACACCGCTGGTGAAGGGCGGTTTGGCGAAGCTCGCAGGGCTGGCCGCTAGCCCCGGCGGCGCGATCCTGCTCGTCAGCTTCACGTCGCTTGCGGCAAGCTGGATCAACTGGGGGTTCGGCCTCGTCGTGGGCGCGCTCTTTGCCAAGGAGCTCGCGCGCCAGATCAAGGTCGACTACCGCCTGCTCGTGGCCTCGGCCTATTCGGGCTTCATCGTCTGGCACGGCGGTCTGGCAGGCTCCGTGCCGCTGTCCATTGCCACGGAAGGCCATCCCTTCCAGGACATGACCGGCGTGATCCCGACCTCCGAGACGATCTTCTCGCCCTTCAACCTCGCCATCGTGGTGGCGCTGTTCATCGCCGTGCCCTTCATCAACCGCGCGATGATGCCGAAGGCGGGGGAAGAGATCTTCGTCGATCCCGAGCTTCTGAAAGAGACCGAAACACAAAAGCCCGAGGTGCCCACGCCTGCCGACCGGCTCGAGCATAGCCCGGTTCTAACCATCCTGATCGGTGTTGCGGGCCTTGCCTGGACGCTCAATTACTTCATGGGTGGTGGCGGCCTCTCGCTCAACGTCATCAACTTCCTCTTCCTGTCGCTCGCGATCCTGCTGCATGGCTCGCCGCGCAACCTGCTGAACGCGCTGCAGGACGCCGTCAAAGGCGGCGCGGGCATCGTCATCCAGTTCCCGTTCTATGCGGGCATCATGGCGATCATGGTCGATTCGGGGCTCGCAGCCTCGATTTCCGAAGGCCTGATCGGGCTGGCGAGCGCAACGACCCTGCCCTTCTGGACCTTCCTGTCCGCAGGCATCGTGAACTTCTTCGTGCCCTCGGGCGGCGGTCAATGGGCCGTGCAGGCGCCGGTGATCCTGCCCGCGGCCGAAGCGCTCGGTCTCGATATGGCGAAGGCCTCGATGGCCGTGGCCTGGGGCGACGCCTGGACCAACATGGTGCAACCCTTCTGGGCGCTGCCGATCCTCGGCATTGCCGGGCTGCGCGCCAAGGACATCATGGGTTTCTGCATCATTCACCTGATCCTGTCGGGCGCGATCATCGTGACAGGCCTGACCCTGCTCTGA
- the ccmA gene encoding heme ABC exporter ATP-binding protein CcmA has product MLRIDDLAVARGGVPVLEGLSFTLEAGQALVLRGPNGSGKTTLIRTVAGLQPPLSGRVEGIEAVAYAGHQDGLKTSLSVTENLTFWAAVYGAGDVEAAMARFDLTGLRDRLAGNLSAGQKRRLGLARLLVTGRPVWVLDEPTVSLDTASVGLFAEAVKAHLAEGGAALMATHIDLGLPDARMLDVAPFKAKPRARAEDEAFL; this is encoded by the coding sequence ATGTTACGGATTGACGATCTTGCCGTGGCGCGTGGCGGCGTGCCGGTCCTCGAAGGGCTCTCCTTTACGCTGGAGGCCGGTCAGGCTTTGGTGCTGCGCGGGCCCAACGGATCGGGCAAGACGACGCTGATCCGCACCGTGGCGGGGTTGCAGCCGCCGCTGTCAGGCCGGGTCGAGGGCATCGAGGCGGTGGCTTATGCGGGCCATCAGGACGGTCTCAAGACCAGTCTGAGCGTCACGGAAAACCTGACCTTCTGGGCCGCCGTCTATGGCGCGGGCGATGTCGAGGCAGCCATGGCGCGCTTCGATCTGACAGGCTTGCGCGACCGGCTGGCGGGCAACCTTTCGGCGGGCCAGAAGCGACGTTTGGGGCTTGCGCGTCTCTTGGTGACCGGACGGCCGGTCTGGGTCCTGGACGAGCCGACCGTTTCCCTTGATACCGCCTCTGTCGGGCTTTTTGCGGAGGCGGTGAAGGCGCATCTGGCTGAAGGCGGGGCGGCGCTGATGGCCACGCATATCGATCTGGGCCTGCCCGACGCACGCATGCTGGATGTCGCCCCCTTCAAGGCCAAGCCGCGCGCGCGCGCCGAAGACGAGGCCTTCCTGTGA